A region from the Brassica napus cultivar Da-Ae chromosome C8, Da-Ae, whole genome shotgun sequence genome encodes:
- the LOC106428668 gene encoding SNF1-related protein kinase regulatory subunit gamma-1 isoform X2: protein MASVPEIKIVRSESLGHRSEVSSPEAKLGMRVEDLWDEQKPQLSPDEKLNACFESIPVSAFPLSSDSQDIEIRSDTSLAEAVETLSKLKVLSAPVVDVDAPEDASWIDRYIGIVEFPGIVVWLLHQLDPTSPRSPAVAGSNGTSHDFSAHILDNGDDSAVTSGNFFEVLTSSELYKNTKVRDISGTFRWAPFLALQKENSFLTMLLLLSKYKMKSIPVVDLGEAKIENIITQSGVIHMLAECVGLHWFEDWGVKTLSEVGLPIMSKDHIIKIYEDEPVLQAFKLMRRKRIAGIPVVERKSEKPVGNISLRDVHFLLTAPEIYHDYRSITTKNFLVAVREHLEKRGDTSAPILSGVIACTKNHTLKELILMLDAEKIHRLYVVDDSGNLEGLITLRDIIARLVYEPPGYFGDFFDGVIPLPQNYRV from the exons ATGGCGAGTGTGCCGGAGATAAAGATAGTGAGGAGCGAGAGCTTAGGGCATCGAAGTGAGGTGTCGAGCCCGGAAGCTAAGCTAGGGATGCGCGTGGAAGATCTCTGGGATGAGCAGAAGCCTCAGCTCAGCCCTGACGAGAAGCTCAACGCCTGCTTCGAGAGCATCCCTGTCTCTGCTTTCCCTCTCTCCTCTGACTCACAAG ACATCGAGATAAGATCAGACACAAGTTTGGCTGAAGCTGTGGAGACACTATCGAAACTCAAGGTCTTGAGCGCTCCTGTTGTAGATGTTGACGCTCCTGAAGACGCCAGCTGGATTGATCGCTACATCGGTATTGTGGAGTTTCCAGGCATTGTAGTCTGGCTCTTGCATCAG CTGGACCCAACATCTCCAAGGAGCCCTGCCGTTGCAGGTTCAAATGGAACTTCTCATGATTTCTCCGCCCATATCCTGGATAACGGAGATGATTCAGCTGTAACTTCTGGAAACTTCTTTGAGGTCCTTACTTCTTCAGAGCTATACAAGAACACCAAG GTTCGAGATATCTCTGGAACATTCAGATGGGCACCCTTCCTTGCTCTGCAGAAAGAGAACTCCTTTTTAACCATGTTGCTGCTTCTTTCCAAGTACAAAATGAAGAGCATCCCTGTGGTTGATTTAGGAGAAGCAAAGATCGAAAACATAATCACACAGTCAGGAGTTATCCATATGCTGGCAGAATGTGTGGGGCTTCACTGGTTTGAGGATTGGGGAGTCAAAACTCTCTCTGAAGTCGGTCTTCCCATTATGTCAAAAGATCATATCATTAAG ATTTATGAGGATGAACCAGTTCTTCAGGCGTTCAAGCTGATGAGGAGAAAGAGAATCGCAGGCATACCCGTTGTTGAAAGAAAAAGTGAGAAGCCAGTAGGCAACATTAGCCTTAGAGATGTTCACTTTCTCCTAACTGCCCCAGAGATCTACCATGACTACAG GTCAATCACAACGAAGAACTTCTTAGTAGCGGTTAGAGAGCATCTGGAGAAGCGTGGGGATACATCAGCACCTATTCTGAGTGGTGTCATTGCTTGCACTAAGAACCATACGCTAAAGGAACTGATTTTGATGCTAGACGCTGAGAAGATCCATAGACTATATGTGGTGGATGATTCAGGTAACCTCGAAGGACTCATCACTCTCAGAGACATCATCGCAAGACTTGTGTATGAGCCACCTGGCTATTTTGGGGATTTCTTTGACGGTGTTATACCTCTACCTCAAAACTACAGAGTCTAA
- the LOC106428668 gene encoding SNF1-related protein kinase regulatory subunit gamma-1 isoform X1 has translation MASVPEIKIVRSESLGHRSEVSSPEAKLGMRVEDLWDEQKPQLSPDEKLNACFESIPVSAFPLSSDSQEDIEIRSDTSLAEAVETLSKLKVLSAPVVDVDAPEDASWIDRYIGIVEFPGIVVWLLHQLDPTSPRSPAVAGSNGTSHDFSAHILDNGDDSAVTSGNFFEVLTSSELYKNTKVRDISGTFRWAPFLALQKENSFLTMLLLLSKYKMKSIPVVDLGEAKIENIITQSGVIHMLAECVGLHWFEDWGVKTLSEVGLPIMSKDHIIKIYEDEPVLQAFKLMRRKRIAGIPVVERKSEKPVGNISLRDVHFLLTAPEIYHDYRSITTKNFLVAVREHLEKRGDTSAPILSGVIACTKNHTLKELILMLDAEKIHRLYVVDDSGNLEGLITLRDIIARLVYEPPGYFGDFFDGVIPLPQNYRV, from the exons ATGGCGAGTGTGCCGGAGATAAAGATAGTGAGGAGCGAGAGCTTAGGGCATCGAAGTGAGGTGTCGAGCCCGGAAGCTAAGCTAGGGATGCGCGTGGAAGATCTCTGGGATGAGCAGAAGCCTCAGCTCAGCCCTGACGAGAAGCTCAACGCCTGCTTCGAGAGCATCCCTGTCTCTGCTTTCCCTCTCTCCTCTGACTCACAAG AAGACATCGAGATAAGATCAGACACAAGTTTGGCTGAAGCTGTGGAGACACTATCGAAACTCAAGGTCTTGAGCGCTCCTGTTGTAGATGTTGACGCTCCTGAAGACGCCAGCTGGATTGATCGCTACATCGGTATTGTGGAGTTTCCAGGCATTGTAGTCTGGCTCTTGCATCAG CTGGACCCAACATCTCCAAGGAGCCCTGCCGTTGCAGGTTCAAATGGAACTTCTCATGATTTCTCCGCCCATATCCTGGATAACGGAGATGATTCAGCTGTAACTTCTGGAAACTTCTTTGAGGTCCTTACTTCTTCAGAGCTATACAAGAACACCAAG GTTCGAGATATCTCTGGAACATTCAGATGGGCACCCTTCCTTGCTCTGCAGAAAGAGAACTCCTTTTTAACCATGTTGCTGCTTCTTTCCAAGTACAAAATGAAGAGCATCCCTGTGGTTGATTTAGGAGAAGCAAAGATCGAAAACATAATCACACAGTCAGGAGTTATCCATATGCTGGCAGAATGTGTGGGGCTTCACTGGTTTGAGGATTGGGGAGTCAAAACTCTCTCTGAAGTCGGTCTTCCCATTATGTCAAAAGATCATATCATTAAG ATTTATGAGGATGAACCAGTTCTTCAGGCGTTCAAGCTGATGAGGAGAAAGAGAATCGCAGGCATACCCGTTGTTGAAAGAAAAAGTGAGAAGCCAGTAGGCAACATTAGCCTTAGAGATGTTCACTTTCTCCTAACTGCCCCAGAGATCTACCATGACTACAG GTCAATCACAACGAAGAACTTCTTAGTAGCGGTTAGAGAGCATCTGGAGAAGCGTGGGGATACATCAGCACCTATTCTGAGTGGTGTCATTGCTTGCACTAAGAACCATACGCTAAAGGAACTGATTTTGATGCTAGACGCTGAGAAGATCCATAGACTATATGTGGTGGATGATTCAGGTAACCTCGAAGGACTCATCACTCTCAGAGACATCATCGCAAGACTTGTGTATGAGCCACCTGGCTATTTTGGGGATTTCTTTGACGGTGTTATACCTCTACCTCAAAACTACAGAGTCTAA